From the genome of Halomonas sp. 1513, one region includes:
- a CDS encoding sarcosine oxidase subunit alpha, translating into MNQQVQRLAQGGRIDRSRPLGFTFNGQTYQGYHGDTLASALLANGVDIVNRSFKYSRPRGIVAAGAEEPNAVVQLGASEGAQVPNVRATQQALYDGLVARSTNGWPSVQKDLMGLVGKVGGKLMPPGFYYKTFMAPASMWMTYEKYIRKSAGLGRSPAEADPDIYDHFNRHCEVLVIGAGPAGLAAALAAARSGVRVILADEQEEMGGSLLDSRETLDGKPAAQWVAETLDALRGLANVTLLPRTTANGYHDHNFVTLHERRTEHLADSAPRTAQGARQSRARMHRVRAGQVILATGAHERPLVYAGNDVPGNLVAGAVSSYIRRYGVVPGNKLVLSVSNDYAYRAALDWHDAGREVVAIVDAREAPDGDLINQARERGIRVITASAVIEAKGANRVSAARVARIDIDGFRVAGPVETLACDCVASSGGYSPVIHLASHTGARPTWNDDILGFVPTLVDGVLASGAAHGIYALGEVLADGVAVGSRAAAATGGEAAEIALPACQALNESPACALYQVPHEKPTLRAPKQFVDLQNDVTAAAIELATREGFESIEHVKRYTAMGFGTDQGKLGNINGMAIAARCLERTIPEVGTTVFRPNYTPVTFGAIVGRHCGELFDPERYTALHQWHVENGAEFEDVGQWKRPWYYPRKQGGKQESMHEAVARECRAVREGVGILDASTLGKIDIQGPDAREFLARIYTNKWEKLAVGKCRYGLMCKDDGMVTDDGVTSCLADNHFVMTTTTGGAAAILEWLELWHQTEWPELDVTFTSVTDHWATMTVTGPKSRALLAELTDDIDLDRDSFKFMDWREGTVAGVPARVFRISFTGELTFEINVQAHYAMHVWKALFEHGKKYDLTPYGTETMHVLRAEKGFIIVGQDTDGSVTPEDLGMQWCVGYDKPFSWIGKRALTRSDTARSDRKQLVGLRPKDPKVVLEEGAQIVFDPNHAIPMPMVGHVTSSYYSPTLDSGFALAVVKGGQQRIGESVYLPMADGSVHEAEITSTIFIDPKGERQHV; encoded by the coding sequence ATGAACCAGCAAGTACAGCGCCTGGCCCAGGGCGGGCGCATCGACCGCAGCCGGCCACTCGGCTTCACCTTCAACGGCCAGACCTACCAGGGCTATCACGGCGATACCCTGGCCTCGGCGCTGCTCGCCAACGGCGTCGACATCGTCAACCGCAGCTTCAAGTACTCGCGGCCGCGGGGCATCGTCGCCGCCGGCGCCGAAGAGCCCAATGCCGTGGTCCAGTTGGGTGCCAGCGAGGGCGCCCAGGTGCCCAACGTGCGCGCCACCCAGCAGGCGCTCTACGATGGCCTGGTGGCGCGTAGCACCAACGGCTGGCCCAGCGTGCAGAAGGACCTCATGGGGCTGGTCGGCAAGGTCGGCGGCAAGCTGATGCCGCCGGGCTTCTACTACAAGACCTTCATGGCCCCGGCCTCGATGTGGATGACCTACGAAAAGTATATCCGCAAGAGCGCCGGGCTGGGGCGCAGCCCCGCCGAGGCCGACCCGGACATCTACGATCACTTCAATCGCCACTGCGAGGTGCTGGTGATCGGTGCCGGCCCGGCGGGCCTCGCTGCCGCCCTGGCCGCGGCGCGCAGCGGCGTGCGGGTGATCCTCGCCGACGAGCAGGAAGAGATGGGCGGCTCGCTGCTCGATAGCCGCGAGACCCTCGACGGCAAGCCGGCAGCCCAGTGGGTCGCCGAGACCCTCGACGCGCTGCGCGGGCTGGCCAACGTGACCCTGCTGCCGCGCACCACCGCCAACGGCTATCACGACCACAACTTCGTCACCCTCCACGAGCGGCGCACCGAGCACCTCGCCGACAGCGCGCCGCGCACTGCCCAGGGCGCACGCCAGAGCCGGGCGCGGATGCATCGGGTGCGTGCCGGTCAGGTGATCCTGGCCACCGGCGCCCACGAGCGACCGCTGGTGTATGCCGGCAACGACGTGCCGGGCAACCTGGTGGCGGGCGCCGTCTCTAGCTATATCCGCCGCTACGGCGTGGTGCCGGGCAACAAGCTGGTGCTCTCCGTCAGCAACGACTACGCCTACCGCGCGGCTCTCGACTGGCACGACGCAGGGCGCGAGGTGGTGGCCATCGTCGATGCCCGTGAGGCGCCTGACGGTGACCTGATCAACCAGGCCCGCGAGCGCGGCATTCGGGTGATCACCGCCAGCGCGGTGATCGAGGCCAAGGGCGCCAACCGCGTCTCGGCGGCGCGGGTCGCCAGGATCGATATCGACGGCTTTCGCGTGGCCGGCCCGGTCGAGACCCTGGCCTGCGACTGCGTGGCCAGCTCCGGCGGCTACAGCCCGGTGATCCACCTCGCTTCCCACACCGGCGCGCGGCCGACCTGGAATGACGACATTCTCGGGTTCGTGCCGACCCTGGTCGACGGCGTACTCGCCAGCGGCGCGGCCCACGGCATCTATGCCCTGGGCGAGGTGCTGGCCGATGGCGTGGCGGTAGGCTCGCGGGCCGCCGCGGCGACCGGCGGCGAGGCCGCCGAGATAGCGCTGCCGGCTTGCCAGGCGCTCAACGAATCGCCGGCCTGCGCGCTCTACCAGGTGCCCCATGAGAAACCCACGCTGCGCGCGCCCAAGCAATTCGTCGATCTGCAGAACGATGTCACCGCGGCGGCCATCGAGCTCGCCACCCGCGAGGGCTTCGAGTCCATCGAGCACGTCAAGCGCTATACCGCCATGGGCTTCGGCACCGACCAGGGCAAGCTCGGCAATATCAACGGCATGGCCATCGCCGCGCGCTGCCTCGAGCGCACCATCCCCGAGGTGGGCACCACGGTGTTCCGGCCCAACTACACGCCGGTGACCTTCGGCGCCATCGTTGGCCGCCACTGCGGTGAGCTGTTCGACCCGGAGCGCTATACCGCGCTGCACCAATGGCACGTGGAGAATGGCGCCGAGTTCGAGGACGTCGGCCAGTGGAAGCGCCCCTGGTACTATCCCCGCAAGCAGGGCGGCAAGCAGGAGAGCATGCACGAGGCGGTGGCCCGCGAGTGCCGCGCGGTGCGCGAAGGGGTGGGTATCCTCGACGCCTCGACGCTGGGTAAGATCGATATCCAGGGCCCCGACGCCCGTGAGTTCCTGGCGCGCATCTATACCAACAAGTGGGAGAAGCTGGCGGTCGGCAAGTGCCGCTACGGCCTGATGTGCAAGGACGATGGCATGGTCACCGACGACGGCGTGACCAGCTGCCTGGCCGACAATCACTTCGTGATGACCACCACCACCGGCGGCGCCGCGGCGATCCTCGAGTGGCTGGAGCTGTGGCACCAGACCGAGTGGCCGGAGCTCGACGTCACCTTTACCTCGGTGACCGACCACTGGGCGACCATGACCGTGACCGGGCCCAAGTCGCGGGCGCTGCTCGCCGAGCTCACCGACGACATCGACCTGGACCGCGACAGCTTCAAGTTCATGGACTGGCGCGAGGGCACGGTGGCCGGGGTGCCGGCGCGGGTCTTCCGCATCTCATTCACCGGCGAGCTGACCTTCGAGATCAACGTCCAGGCCCACTACGCCATGCACGTCTGGAAGGCGCTGTTCGAGCACGGCAAGAAGTACGACCTGACGCCCTACGGCACCGAGACCATGCACGTGCTGCGCGCCGAGAAGGGCTTCATCATCGTCGGTCAGGACACCGACGGCTCGGTGACCCCGGAAGACCTCGGCATGCAGTGGTGCGTAGGCTACGACAAGCCGTTCTCGTGGATCGGCAAGCGCGCGCTGACGCGCAGCGACACCGCCCGTAGCGACCGCAAGCAGCTGGTCGGCCTGCGGCCCAAGGACCCCAAGGTGGTGCTGGAGGAGGGCGCGCAGATCGTCTTCGATCCCAACCACGCCATCCCCATGCCGATGGTCGGTCACGTCACCTCGAGCTACTACAGCCCGACCCTCGACAGCGGCTTTGCGCTGGCGGTGGTCAAGGGCGGCCAGCAGCGCATCGGCGAGAGCGTCTACCTGCCGATGGCCGACGGCAGCGTCCATGAAGCCGAGATCACCAGCACGATCTTCATCGATCCCAAGGGAGAGCGTCAGCATGTCTGA
- a CDS encoding sarcosine oxidase subunit gamma yields the protein MSDSALSRVNLFDSRADHASVAVESPLAYSLQRSAAPAPSAASRVVLREQAFLGHLILRGGAIVLDEALREVLDIGLPGRPNTLNWDASGERSIQWLSPDEWLLIVPGGEALTVERRLRERLADASFAIVDVSGGQTLLTLEGEAVPELLMKSVVYDVDPSHFAVGKGVNTVFAKATVIVRRSGETRWELVVRRSFADYCYRWLLDAGEEYAIGVEQ from the coding sequence ATGTCTGATTCAGCGCTGAGCCGAGTGAACCTGTTTGATTCCCGCGCCGACCACGCCAGCGTGGCAGTCGAGTCGCCGCTGGCCTATTCCCTGCAGCGCAGCGCCGCACCGGCCCCCAGCGCCGCCAGCCGGGTGGTTCTGCGCGAGCAGGCCTTCCTCGGCCACCTGATCCTGCGCGGCGGGGCCATCGTCCTCGACGAGGCGCTGCGCGAGGTGCTGGATATCGGCTTGCCGGGCCGCCCCAATACCCTGAACTGGGACGCCAGCGGCGAGCGCTCGATCCAGTGGCTGTCGCCGGACGAGTGGCTGCTGATCGTCCCCGGCGGCGAGGCCTTGACGGTGGAGCGGCGGCTGCGCGAGCGCCTCGCCGATGCCAGTTTCGCCATCGTCGACGTCAGCGGCGGCCAGACGCTGCTGACGCTGGAGGGCGAGGCGGTGCCCGAGCTGTTGATGAAGTCGGTGGTCTACGACGTCGACCCGAGCCACTTCGCGGTGGGCAAAGGGGTCAACACGGTGTTCGCCAAGGCCACCGTCATCGTGCGCCGCAGCGGCGAGACCCGCTGGGAGCTGGTGGTGCGTAGAAGCTTCGCCGACTACTGCTACCGCTGGTTGCTGGATGCCGGCGAGGAGTATGCAATAGGCGTCGAGCAGTAA